From Rhizophagus irregularis chromosome 29, complete sequence:
TTCTCGGAGTTGCCGAATATGGAAACAGATTTCAATAGTAATTCTTTCGGGACCTTTTCTACTAATcctaagaaattttaattttaataaataaaatctggTAAAGTTTGGTTTGTGAAAGCTATTATACTAGTTTACGATCAGCCTCTAGTCTGAATAAGACTAAAAGGTTTCTAGTAAAAAAGATAACTAATCAAGCAGCATCTATCTAAATTAAGATTTCGTTTATTTAtacaagaaatataatatgaaaacttactagttttttcttttttttgcagtaaaatatatttattatttcgatttccaacattttattaaaaaataaaaaatgatatttttatcattttatattattttttttaaatttttcatctaattttttttacatgtacAGTATTTATCATGATTCTATCTATCTTTTGCACATATAacagtatactgtatatgtgTACATCAAGCTGAAGAAACTTACATCTCATGACAAtgtcataaatttaattttgaaaaggttctttaatttatgccgtaaaatttttcctttcttaTCAGGTTTGGTGGTTTTTACATCTCTAGATTCGACGCGTCCAACCGACTTACTGTTTGatcttttataaaaactaaaaaagcataaataattataaatatattgatttatcatataataggaatagtttttgtttaatacttacttttttattttagttgaaaAAGAAACTTCTTTAGGGGACGGTCCGACTAAAGCCGCAATTATGGCCTCATCAAAAACTTTCTTCAACCCTTTTTGTGTGAATGCTGAACATTCAAGATATTTTGTCACTGCAAATTTTCGAGCAAACGCTTCACCTTGCTCTGTAGTTATAGGTTTTAATTGTAGCTTTTGAACCATTTGGGGATCATCTCTCAATTCTATATGAGTACCAACAATCAAACATGGAACTTCTGGACAATGTCTCTGAATCTCAGGATACCATTTTTCTCCTACATTTCTAAGAGAGTCCGGTGACATTACTGAAAAGCAAATCAAAAAAACATCTGTTTGAAGGTACGAAAGTGGCCGGAGACGATCGTAATTTTCTAGAcctattattaatacattttgtTATGAATTAACAGTAATCAAACATAATACATCAAATtgcaaattaaattatatcttGTAATGAGTAAAAGGAAAACACACCAGCTGTATCAGataaaccaaataaaattgGTTCATCGCCAATCATCACTGTGACGGCGTAATTATCAAAAACCTAAAACACCGAAAATTGAGATTTAATAAGGGAATTAATGACAGGATAGAATCATATTCAGCCCAATTATGAAAGTATACAATgcctaaaaattaaaaaaataaaactaacgTCAATTACTAGATAAATACTTACAATAGGGGTGTAATCACTTGGAAATTTATTGGTCAAGTAAGTCGTTATAAGTTCTGTCTAATaggtaaagaattaaattgaaaaaaaaatattaaaatttttagttaaatgctatatatatatatatatatactatatgtatatacagtatatggcATTGTGGATgaaaacattcttttttttcttttaccttGCCAACATTATTATCGCCGACGACAACAcactttattttttgcataattggatattattttataagaaGATGAATCGTTCATGAAAAAAGTTCAAACctttttaaattgttataacGCATTTCGGAGTAACATTACAACAATACCGATAGGAAGATCCGCAAAGAAACTTTGGGGACACAACTTCTTTTCCTGCATTATAATCCTAATACTAATTAACATTGAAAAATAAggatattattagaaattatggATAAAAAAGGTTATTCTACTCTATAAAAATTGCATTATTTCCAAtcaataactttaaaaatgttaatattaaaaagatgaaCTACATATTGGCCATATCAAGCCAGAATGATGTCAGTGGCGTTCTTAAATTATGTCTATGTTgggtaaatattatattaataatttttatctaatta
This genomic window contains:
- a CDS encoding Rho GTPase, producing MQKIKCVVVGDNNVGKTELITTYLTNKFPSDYTPIVFDNYAVTVMIGDEPILFGLSDTAGLENYDRLRPLSYLQTDVFLICFSVMSPDSLRNVGEKWYPEIQRHCPEVPCLIVGTHIELRDDPQMVQKLQLKPITTEQGEAFARKFAVTKYLECSAFTQKGLKKVFDEAIIAALVGPSPKEVSFSTKIKNFYKRSNSKSVGRVESRDVKTTKPDKKGKILRHKLKNLFKIKFMTLS